From a single Silene latifolia isolate original U9 population chromosome 6, ASM4854445v1, whole genome shotgun sequence genomic region:
- the LOC141586162 gene encoding putative cyclic nucleotide-gated ion channel 3 isoform X2 — protein MELNHGRRRISRRRRRWLSSLTSLYPAKFPNDGDYFQLEGVNTNGTSLSTFRCCHITDAITFICCLRCTRYVSDGKVYILTEESRRFGRGEIVEKLKSIATRYLKSYFIVDVLAVLPLPQILVLIPRLGWPRSTSKDLLTLVIFIQYLPRFFRVYPLYKEVMRTSGVVTGRSWAGAALNLLLYVLASHVIGAVWYLFSIDRLNTCWHESCIGHGCLHLHTSIYCNYNRVNDYTFNKTYCSHVDSDQVKSSMVFDFGMFCEALQSEVVQSRKFFKKISLCFWWGLRSLSSYGQNFQASNYVGENLFATFICISGLLLFSFLFGNIQKYLNSATAKVEEMKSKWHDTEKWMSHRSLTDDLKKRIRKYELCKWQETRGVNEDTVLSELPRDLRVDIKRHLWNKCFYHILNVPWFEGLNDEMLDEMCDWLKPIIYMEKSLIMRQGHPIKKVFFIMRGQLSIKSAGGATLGPVNPGDYCGLELLTWAANPDNSNSSVLPKADSTMETLTVVEAFTLKSDELRSVMKHLHVLRPKLQHELKFYSQQSRLQAAYHIQAAWRQHSKRKPTL, from the exons ATGGAACTCAACCATGGCCGCCGGCGTATTTCACGGCGTCGCCGACGGTGGTTGAGCTCTCTGACATCTCTCTACCCAGCCAAATTTCCCAACGATGGTGATTATTTTCAACTAGAAG GAGTCAATACTAATGGAACTTCACTGTCAACCTTTCGCTGTTGTCACATCACAGATGCCATCACGTTTATATGCTGTTTGAGAT GCACACGATATGTCAGTGATGGGAAGGTCTATATACTCACTGAAG AGTCCCGTAGATTTGGAAGAGGTGAAATAGTTGAGAAACTCAAGTCTATAGCCACAAGATATCTCAAGTCATACTTCATTGTTGACGTTTTAGCTGTGCTTCCCTTACCTCAG ATTCTAGTTCTGATTCCAAGGTTAGGTTGGCCTCGGTCAACTTCAAAGGACTTGCTGACGCTAGTGATTTTCATCCAGTACCTCCCGAGGTTTTTCCGGGTCTACCCATTATACAAGGAGGTGATGAGGACATCCGGAGTTGTTACGGGAAGATCATGGGCGGGAGCAGCTCTAAATCTGCTTTTGTATGTGCTGGCTAGTCAT GTTATCGGAGCAGTTTGGTATTTGTTTTCAATCGACCGTCTAAACACCTGCTGGCACGAGTCATGCATTGGACATGGTTGCCTTCATCTTCACACATCAATATACTGCAATTACAACCGTGTTAATGACTATACATTCAATAAAACATACTGCTCTCACGTAGACTCTGATCAAGTGAAAAGTTCGATGGTCTTTGACTTTGGTATGTTCTGTGAAGCTCTTCAGTCAGAAGTTGTGCAATCTCGTAAGTTCTTTAAGAAAATATCTCTCTGCTTTTGGTGGGGCCTTCGAAGTCTTAG CTCTTATGGACAGAATTTCCAAGCAAGTAATTATGTTGGAGAGAATTTGTTTGCAACCTTCATTTGTATCTCCGGACTTCTCCTATTTTCATTCCTTTTTGGGAATATACAG AAATATCTAAACTCTGCAACTGCTAAAGTGGAGGAGATGAAATCAAAATggcacgatacagaaaaatggATGTCCCATCGTTCACTCACCgatgatttgaagaaaaggatTAGGAAATACGAACTCTGCAAGTGGCAAGAAACAAGAGGAGTGAATGAAGACACTGTACTCAGTGAGCTTCCTAGGGACCTCAGGGTGGATATAAAGCGGCATCTGTGGAACAAATGTTTTTATCATATCTTGAAT GTGCCATGGTTTGAGGGCTTGAATGATGAAATGTTGGATGAAATGTGTGATTGGTTAAAACCGATAATTTACATGGAAAAAAGCCTTATAATGCGTCAGGGCCACCCAATTAAGAAGGTCTTCTTTATAATGAGAGGACAATTGAGTATTAAATCTGCTGGTGGTGCAACCCTCGGCCCGGTCAATCCTGGTGACTACTGTGGTCTTGAGTTGCTTACGTGGGCGGCGAATCCGGACAACTCGAACTCTTCTGTTTTGCCCAAAGCAGATTCAACTATGGAGACTCTGACAGTAGTTGAGGCCTTCACACTGAAGTCTGATGAGCTGAGATCTGTGATGAAGCACTTGCATGTGCTTCGTCCGAAGCTCCAACACGAGTTAAA GTTTTATTCTCAACAATCAAGGTTACAGGCAGCCTATCACATACAGGCTGCATGGAGGCAGCACAGCAAAAGGAAGCCTACATTATAG
- the LOC141586162 gene encoding putative cyclic nucleotide-gated ion channel 3 isoform X3, giving the protein MELNHGRRRISRRRRRWLSSLTSLYPAKFPNDGDYFQLEDITLEIIASVVRTFIDLFYLGHIILQFHTGYISPESRRFGRGEIVEKLKSIATRYLKSYFIVDVLAVLPLPQILVLIPRLGWPRSTSKDLLTLVIFIQYLPRFFRVYPLYKEVMRTSGVVTGRSWAGAALNLLLYVLASHVIGAVWYLFSIDRLNTCWHESCIGHGCLHLHTSIYCNYNRVNDYTFNKTYCSHVDSDQVKSSMVFDFGMFCEALQSEVVQSRKFFKKISLCFWWGLRSLSSYGQNFQASNYVGENLFATFICISGLLLFSFLFGNIQKYLNSATAKVEEMKSKWHDTEKWMSHRSLTDDLKKRIRKYELCKWQETRGVNEDTVLSELPRDLRVDIKRHLWNKCFYHILNVPWFEGLNDEMLDEMCDWLKPIIYMEKSLIMRQGHPIKKVFFIMRGQLSIKSAGGATLGPVNPGDYCGLELLTWAANPDNSNSSVLPKADSTMETLTVVEAFTLKSDELRSVMKHLHVLRPKLQHELKFYSQQSRLQAAYHIQAAWRQHSKRKPTL; this is encoded by the exons ATGGAACTCAACCATGGCCGCCGGCGTATTTCACGGCGTCGCCGACGGTGGTTGAGCTCTCTGACATCTCTCTACCCAGCCAAATTTCCCAACGATGGTGATTATTTTCAACTAGAAG ATATTACGCTGGAGATCATTGCCTCTGTTGTGCGCACATTTATTGACCTTTTCTATCTAGGTCATATAATCTTACAGTTTCATACTGGATATATCTCCCCAGAGTCCCGTAGATTTGGAAGAGGTGAAATAGTTGAGAAACTCAAGTCTATAGCCACAAGATATCTCAAGTCATACTTCATTGTTGACGTTTTAGCTGTGCTTCCCTTACCTCAG ATTCTAGTTCTGATTCCAAGGTTAGGTTGGCCTCGGTCAACTTCAAAGGACTTGCTGACGCTAGTGATTTTCATCCAGTACCTCCCGAGGTTTTTCCGGGTCTACCCATTATACAAGGAGGTGATGAGGACATCCGGAGTTGTTACGGGAAGATCATGGGCGGGAGCAGCTCTAAATCTGCTTTTGTATGTGCTGGCTAGTCAT GTTATCGGAGCAGTTTGGTATTTGTTTTCAATCGACCGTCTAAACACCTGCTGGCACGAGTCATGCATTGGACATGGTTGCCTTCATCTTCACACATCAATATACTGCAATTACAACCGTGTTAATGACTATACATTCAATAAAACATACTGCTCTCACGTAGACTCTGATCAAGTGAAAAGTTCGATGGTCTTTGACTTTGGTATGTTCTGTGAAGCTCTTCAGTCAGAAGTTGTGCAATCTCGTAAGTTCTTTAAGAAAATATCTCTCTGCTTTTGGTGGGGCCTTCGAAGTCTTAG CTCTTATGGACAGAATTTCCAAGCAAGTAATTATGTTGGAGAGAATTTGTTTGCAACCTTCATTTGTATCTCCGGACTTCTCCTATTTTCATTCCTTTTTGGGAATATACAG AAATATCTAAACTCTGCAACTGCTAAAGTGGAGGAGATGAAATCAAAATggcacgatacagaaaaatggATGTCCCATCGTTCACTCACCgatgatttgaagaaaaggatTAGGAAATACGAACTCTGCAAGTGGCAAGAAACAAGAGGAGTGAATGAAGACACTGTACTCAGTGAGCTTCCTAGGGACCTCAGGGTGGATATAAAGCGGCATCTGTGGAACAAATGTTTTTATCATATCTTGAAT GTGCCATGGTTTGAGGGCTTGAATGATGAAATGTTGGATGAAATGTGTGATTGGTTAAAACCGATAATTTACATGGAAAAAAGCCTTATAATGCGTCAGGGCCACCCAATTAAGAAGGTCTTCTTTATAATGAGAGGACAATTGAGTATTAAATCTGCTGGTGGTGCAACCCTCGGCCCGGTCAATCCTGGTGACTACTGTGGTCTTGAGTTGCTTACGTGGGCGGCGAATCCGGACAACTCGAACTCTTCTGTTTTGCCCAAAGCAGATTCAACTATGGAGACTCTGACAGTAGTTGAGGCCTTCACACTGAAGTCTGATGAGCTGAGATCTGTGATGAAGCACTTGCATGTGCTTCGTCCGAAGCTCCAACACGAGTTAAA GTTTTATTCTCAACAATCAAGGTTACAGGCAGCCTATCACATACAGGCTGCATGGAGGCAGCACAGCAAAAGGAAGCCTACATTATAG
- the LOC141586162 gene encoding putative cyclic nucleotide-gated ion channel 3 isoform X4 has protein sequence MELNHGRRRISRRRRRWLSSLTSLYPAKFPNDGDYFQLEGHIILQFHTGYISPESRRFGRGEIVEKLKSIATRYLKSYFIVDVLAVLPLPQILVLIPRLGWPRSTSKDLLTLVIFIQYLPRFFRVYPLYKEVMRTSGVVTGRSWAGAALNLLLYVLASHVIGAVWYLFSIDRLNTCWHESCIGHGCLHLHTSIYCNYNRVNDYTFNKTYCSHVDSDQVKSSMVFDFGMFCEALQSEVVQSRKFFKKISLCFWWGLRSLSSYGQNFQASNYVGENLFATFICISGLLLFSFLFGNIQKYLNSATAKVEEMKSKWHDTEKWMSHRSLTDDLKKRIRKYELCKWQETRGVNEDTVLSELPRDLRVDIKRHLWNKCFYHILNVPWFEGLNDEMLDEMCDWLKPIIYMEKSLIMRQGHPIKKVFFIMRGQLSIKSAGGATLGPVNPGDYCGLELLTWAANPDNSNSSVLPKADSTMETLTVVEAFTLKSDELRSVMKHLHVLRPKLQHELKFYSQQSRLQAAYHIQAAWRQHSKRKPTL, from the exons ATGGAACTCAACCATGGCCGCCGGCGTATTTCACGGCGTCGCCGACGGTGGTTGAGCTCTCTGACATCTCTCTACCCAGCCAAATTTCCCAACGATGGTGATTATTTTCAACTAGAAG GTCATATAATCTTACAGTTTCATACTGGATATATCTCCCCAGAGTCCCGTAGATTTGGAAGAGGTGAAATAGTTGAGAAACTCAAGTCTATAGCCACAAGATATCTCAAGTCATACTTCATTGTTGACGTTTTAGCTGTGCTTCCCTTACCTCAG ATTCTAGTTCTGATTCCAAGGTTAGGTTGGCCTCGGTCAACTTCAAAGGACTTGCTGACGCTAGTGATTTTCATCCAGTACCTCCCGAGGTTTTTCCGGGTCTACCCATTATACAAGGAGGTGATGAGGACATCCGGAGTTGTTACGGGAAGATCATGGGCGGGAGCAGCTCTAAATCTGCTTTTGTATGTGCTGGCTAGTCAT GTTATCGGAGCAGTTTGGTATTTGTTTTCAATCGACCGTCTAAACACCTGCTGGCACGAGTCATGCATTGGACATGGTTGCCTTCATCTTCACACATCAATATACTGCAATTACAACCGTGTTAATGACTATACATTCAATAAAACATACTGCTCTCACGTAGACTCTGATCAAGTGAAAAGTTCGATGGTCTTTGACTTTGGTATGTTCTGTGAAGCTCTTCAGTCAGAAGTTGTGCAATCTCGTAAGTTCTTTAAGAAAATATCTCTCTGCTTTTGGTGGGGCCTTCGAAGTCTTAG CTCTTATGGACAGAATTTCCAAGCAAGTAATTATGTTGGAGAGAATTTGTTTGCAACCTTCATTTGTATCTCCGGACTTCTCCTATTTTCATTCCTTTTTGGGAATATACAG AAATATCTAAACTCTGCAACTGCTAAAGTGGAGGAGATGAAATCAAAATggcacgatacagaaaaatggATGTCCCATCGTTCACTCACCgatgatttgaagaaaaggatTAGGAAATACGAACTCTGCAAGTGGCAAGAAACAAGAGGAGTGAATGAAGACACTGTACTCAGTGAGCTTCCTAGGGACCTCAGGGTGGATATAAAGCGGCATCTGTGGAACAAATGTTTTTATCATATCTTGAAT GTGCCATGGTTTGAGGGCTTGAATGATGAAATGTTGGATGAAATGTGTGATTGGTTAAAACCGATAATTTACATGGAAAAAAGCCTTATAATGCGTCAGGGCCACCCAATTAAGAAGGTCTTCTTTATAATGAGAGGACAATTGAGTATTAAATCTGCTGGTGGTGCAACCCTCGGCCCGGTCAATCCTGGTGACTACTGTGGTCTTGAGTTGCTTACGTGGGCGGCGAATCCGGACAACTCGAACTCTTCTGTTTTGCCCAAAGCAGATTCAACTATGGAGACTCTGACAGTAGTTGAGGCCTTCACACTGAAGTCTGATGAGCTGAGATCTGTGATGAAGCACTTGCATGTGCTTCGTCCGAAGCTCCAACACGAGTTAAA GTTTTATTCTCAACAATCAAGGTTACAGGCAGCCTATCACATACAGGCTGCATGGAGGCAGCACAGCAAAAGGAAGCCTACATTATAG
- the LOC141586162 gene encoding putative cyclic nucleotide-gated ion channel 3 isoform X5, which yields MELNHGRRRISRRRRRWLSSLTSLYPAKFPNDGDYFQLEESRRFGRGEIVEKLKSIATRYLKSYFIVDVLAVLPLPQILVLIPRLGWPRSTSKDLLTLVIFIQYLPRFFRVYPLYKEVMRTSGVVTGRSWAGAALNLLLYVLASHVIGAVWYLFSIDRLNTCWHESCIGHGCLHLHTSIYCNYNRVNDYTFNKTYCSHVDSDQVKSSMVFDFGMFCEALQSEVVQSRKFFKKISLCFWWGLRSLSSYGQNFQASNYVGENLFATFICISGLLLFSFLFGNIQKYLNSATAKVEEMKSKWHDTEKWMSHRSLTDDLKKRIRKYELCKWQETRGVNEDTVLSELPRDLRVDIKRHLWNKCFYHILNVPWFEGLNDEMLDEMCDWLKPIIYMEKSLIMRQGHPIKKVFFIMRGQLSIKSAGGATLGPVNPGDYCGLELLTWAANPDNSNSSVLPKADSTMETLTVVEAFTLKSDELRSVMKHLHVLRPKLQHELKFYSQQSRLQAAYHIQAAWRQHSKRKPTL from the exons ATGGAACTCAACCATGGCCGCCGGCGTATTTCACGGCGTCGCCGACGGTGGTTGAGCTCTCTGACATCTCTCTACCCAGCCAAATTTCCCAACGATGGTGATTATTTTCAACTAGAAG AGTCCCGTAGATTTGGAAGAGGTGAAATAGTTGAGAAACTCAAGTCTATAGCCACAAGATATCTCAAGTCATACTTCATTGTTGACGTTTTAGCTGTGCTTCCCTTACCTCAG ATTCTAGTTCTGATTCCAAGGTTAGGTTGGCCTCGGTCAACTTCAAAGGACTTGCTGACGCTAGTGATTTTCATCCAGTACCTCCCGAGGTTTTTCCGGGTCTACCCATTATACAAGGAGGTGATGAGGACATCCGGAGTTGTTACGGGAAGATCATGGGCGGGAGCAGCTCTAAATCTGCTTTTGTATGTGCTGGCTAGTCAT GTTATCGGAGCAGTTTGGTATTTGTTTTCAATCGACCGTCTAAACACCTGCTGGCACGAGTCATGCATTGGACATGGTTGCCTTCATCTTCACACATCAATATACTGCAATTACAACCGTGTTAATGACTATACATTCAATAAAACATACTGCTCTCACGTAGACTCTGATCAAGTGAAAAGTTCGATGGTCTTTGACTTTGGTATGTTCTGTGAAGCTCTTCAGTCAGAAGTTGTGCAATCTCGTAAGTTCTTTAAGAAAATATCTCTCTGCTTTTGGTGGGGCCTTCGAAGTCTTAG CTCTTATGGACAGAATTTCCAAGCAAGTAATTATGTTGGAGAGAATTTGTTTGCAACCTTCATTTGTATCTCCGGACTTCTCCTATTTTCATTCCTTTTTGGGAATATACAG AAATATCTAAACTCTGCAACTGCTAAAGTGGAGGAGATGAAATCAAAATggcacgatacagaaaaatggATGTCCCATCGTTCACTCACCgatgatttgaagaaaaggatTAGGAAATACGAACTCTGCAAGTGGCAAGAAACAAGAGGAGTGAATGAAGACACTGTACTCAGTGAGCTTCCTAGGGACCTCAGGGTGGATATAAAGCGGCATCTGTGGAACAAATGTTTTTATCATATCTTGAAT GTGCCATGGTTTGAGGGCTTGAATGATGAAATGTTGGATGAAATGTGTGATTGGTTAAAACCGATAATTTACATGGAAAAAAGCCTTATAATGCGTCAGGGCCACCCAATTAAGAAGGTCTTCTTTATAATGAGAGGACAATTGAGTATTAAATCTGCTGGTGGTGCAACCCTCGGCCCGGTCAATCCTGGTGACTACTGTGGTCTTGAGTTGCTTACGTGGGCGGCGAATCCGGACAACTCGAACTCTTCTGTTTTGCCCAAAGCAGATTCAACTATGGAGACTCTGACAGTAGTTGAGGCCTTCACACTGAAGTCTGATGAGCTGAGATCTGTGATGAAGCACTTGCATGTGCTTCGTCCGAAGCTCCAACACGAGTTAAA GTTTTATTCTCAACAATCAAGGTTACAGGCAGCCTATCACATACAGGCTGCATGGAGGCAGCACAGCAAAAGGAAGCCTACATTATAG
- the LOC141586162 gene encoding putative cyclic nucleotide-gated ion channel 13 isoform X1: MSVMGRSIYSLKVICKPRVFDPLEPFIQKWNKIILVLCAFTVAWDALFFYIPVVDGKNNCLHADITLEIIASVVRTFIDLFYLGHIILQFHTGYISPESRRFGRGEIVEKLKSIATRYLKSYFIVDVLAVLPLPQILVLIPRLGWPRSTSKDLLTLVIFIQYLPRFFRVYPLYKEVMRTSGVVTGRSWAGAALNLLLYVLASHVIGAVWYLFSIDRLNTCWHESCIGHGCLHLHTSIYCNYNRVNDYTFNKTYCSHVDSDQVKSSMVFDFGMFCEALQSEVVQSRKFFKKISLCFWWGLRSLSSYGQNFQASNYVGENLFATFICISGLLLFSFLFGNIQKYLNSATAKVEEMKSKWHDTEKWMSHRSLTDDLKKRIRKYELCKWQETRGVNEDTVLSELPRDLRVDIKRHLWNKCFYHILNVPWFEGLNDEMLDEMCDWLKPIIYMEKSLIMRQGHPIKKVFFIMRGQLSIKSAGGATLGPVNPGDYCGLELLTWAANPDNSNSSVLPKADSTMETLTVVEAFTLKSDELRSVMKHLHVLRPKLQHELKFYSQQSRLQAAYHIQAAWRQHSKRKPTL, encoded by the exons ATGTCAGTGATGGGAAGGTCTATATACTCACTGAAGGTGATTTGTAAGCCACGGGTTTTTGACCCTCTTGAACCGTTTATACAAAAGTGGAATAAGATAATTCTAGTCTTATGTGCTTTCACAGTTGCATGGGACGCATTGTTCTTTTACATTCCAGTTGTTGATGGCAAGAACAATTGCCTCCATGCAGATATTACGCTGGAGATCATTGCCTCTGTTGTGCGCACATTTATTGACCTTTTCTATCTAGGTCATATAATCTTACAGTTTCATACTGGATATATCTCCCCAGAGTCCCGTAGATTTGGAAGAGGTGAAATAGTTGAGAAACTCAAGTCTATAGCCACAAGATATCTCAAGTCATACTTCATTGTTGACGTTTTAGCTGTGCTTCCCTTACCTCAG ATTCTAGTTCTGATTCCAAGGTTAGGTTGGCCTCGGTCAACTTCAAAGGACTTGCTGACGCTAGTGATTTTCATCCAGTACCTCCCGAGGTTTTTCCGGGTCTACCCATTATACAAGGAGGTGATGAGGACATCCGGAGTTGTTACGGGAAGATCATGGGCGGGAGCAGCTCTAAATCTGCTTTTGTATGTGCTGGCTAGTCAT GTTATCGGAGCAGTTTGGTATTTGTTTTCAATCGACCGTCTAAACACCTGCTGGCACGAGTCATGCATTGGACATGGTTGCCTTCATCTTCACACATCAATATACTGCAATTACAACCGTGTTAATGACTATACATTCAATAAAACATACTGCTCTCACGTAGACTCTGATCAAGTGAAAAGTTCGATGGTCTTTGACTTTGGTATGTTCTGTGAAGCTCTTCAGTCAGAAGTTGTGCAATCTCGTAAGTTCTTTAAGAAAATATCTCTCTGCTTTTGGTGGGGCCTTCGAAGTCTTAG CTCTTATGGACAGAATTTCCAAGCAAGTAATTATGTTGGAGAGAATTTGTTTGCAACCTTCATTTGTATCTCCGGACTTCTCCTATTTTCATTCCTTTTTGGGAATATACAG AAATATCTAAACTCTGCAACTGCTAAAGTGGAGGAGATGAAATCAAAATggcacgatacagaaaaatggATGTCCCATCGTTCACTCACCgatgatttgaagaaaaggatTAGGAAATACGAACTCTGCAAGTGGCAAGAAACAAGAGGAGTGAATGAAGACACTGTACTCAGTGAGCTTCCTAGGGACCTCAGGGTGGATATAAAGCGGCATCTGTGGAACAAATGTTTTTATCATATCTTGAAT GTGCCATGGTTTGAGGGCTTGAATGATGAAATGTTGGATGAAATGTGTGATTGGTTAAAACCGATAATTTACATGGAAAAAAGCCTTATAATGCGTCAGGGCCACCCAATTAAGAAGGTCTTCTTTATAATGAGAGGACAATTGAGTATTAAATCTGCTGGTGGTGCAACCCTCGGCCCGGTCAATCCTGGTGACTACTGTGGTCTTGAGTTGCTTACGTGGGCGGCGAATCCGGACAACTCGAACTCTTCTGTTTTGCCCAAAGCAGATTCAACTATGGAGACTCTGACAGTAGTTGAGGCCTTCACACTGAAGTCTGATGAGCTGAGATCTGTGATGAAGCACTTGCATGTGCTTCGTCCGAAGCTCCAACACGAGTTAAA GTTTTATTCTCAACAATCAAGGTTACAGGCAGCCTATCACATACAGGCTGCATGGAGGCAGCACAGCAAAAGGAAGCCTACATTATAG
- the LOC141586163 gene encoding beclin-1-like protein, whose amino-acid sequence MKGDNENGKKGGLGGVKAVEVDPNLPRWVCQNCRHPLSIVSVVDSFGLQGSSLHGSASVSASTHMDHSFVVLPKQKSQSPGAPPRPRSGAAQPEVSPSGKMMEESFVVLPPALASVYPPQTDGNGMHAQSAEGNPNGQLNPNSSGFHSTITVLKRAFEIATAQTQVEQPLCLECMRILSDKLDKEVEDVNRDIQAYEACLQRLEGDSQNVLSEADFLKEKLKIEDEERKLEAAIEETEKQYAKVNTELKELEMKSSRFKELEERYWHEFNNFQFQLISHQEERDAILAKIEVSQAHLELLKQTNVLDNAFSIGCDKVIKEFGTINNFRLGRLPKLQLDWDEVNAAWGLACLLLHTMCQYFSPKFHYRIKILPMGSYPRIMDTSNNTYDLFGPVNLFWSTRYDKAMTLFLTCLKDFCEFARMKDLENNIPPDKCFKLPYSIENDKLCRVEDGKVEVFSITQSFNKPETWTKALKYTLCDLKWALFWFIGNTSFQPLSTTSLADPPPAGASYVKRSIKSKSDS is encoded by the exons ATGAAAGGCGATAACGAGAACGGTAAAAAAGGAGGTCTCGGTGGAGTAAAAGCCGTAGAAGTGGACCCTAATTTACCTCGTTGGGTGTGCCAAAACTGCCGTCATCCTCTCTCCATCGTCAGCGTCGTCGATTCTTTCG GGTTACAGGGCTCATCTCTTCATGGATCAGCCAGTGTGTCAGCTTCCACACATATGGATCATTCCTTTGTTGTGTTGCCGAAACAAAAGTCTCAGTCTCCTGGAGCCCCTCCAAGGCCGCGTAGTGGAGCAGCTCAACCTGAAGTGTCCCCATCAGGAAAGATGATGGAAGAGTCATTTGTGGTTTTGCCTCCAGCTCTTGCTTCTGTGTACCCACCTCAGACAGATGGCAATGGAATGCATGCACAATCGGCCGAGGGAAATCCTAATGGACAGTTAAATCCAAATAGTTCAGGGTTTCACTCAACTATTACTGTTCTAAAACGTGCATTTGAAATTGCAACAGCCCAGACTCAG GTGGAGCAACCATTGTGCCTTGAGTGCATGAGAATCTTGTCAGACAAGCTTGATAAGGAGGTTGAAGATGTTAATAGGGATATACAAGCTTATGAAGCTTGTCTTCAGCGTTTGGAAGGGGATTCACAGAACGTTCTTTCTGAGGCTGACTTCCTCAAGGAAAAATTAAAG ATCGAGGATGAAGAAAGAAAGCTTGAAGCTGCAATTGAAGAAACTGAGAAGCAGTACGCGAAAGTAAATACTGAATTGAAAGAATTAGAGATGAAGTCAAGCCGCTttaaggagttggaggagag GTATTGGCATGAGTTCAACAATTTTCAGTTTCAATTAATATCGCATCAG GAGGAAAGAGATGCTATACTGGCAAAGATTGAGGTTTCACAGGCGCATCTGGAGTTATTAAAGCAGACTAATGTCTTAGATAACGCCTTTAGTATCGGGTGTGATAAGGTTATCAAAGAGTTTGGAACAATTAATAACTTCAGGCTAGGGCGTCTCCCTAAACTCCAG CTTGATTGGGATGAGGTAAATGCAGCCTGGGGCCTAGCTTGCCTACTTCTCcacacaatgtgtcaatattTTTCCCCAAAATTCCA TTACAGAATAAAGATACTTCCTATGGGAAGTTATCCCCGGATCATGGATACAAGCAACAACACTTACGACCT GTTTGGACCTGTAAACTTATTTTGGAGTACTCGCTATGACAAAGCAATGACACTCTTCTTGACATGCTTAAAAGACTTCTGTGAGTTTGCTAGGATGAAGGATCTGGAGAATAACATACCTCCTGACAAGTGTTTCAAGTTGCCATATAG CATTGAGAATGACAAACTTTGCAGAGTAGAGGATGGAAAAGTGGAGGTGTTCTCAATAACACAAAGTTTCAATAAACCAGAGACCTGGACAAAAGCTCTCAAGTACACTCTCTGCGACCTAAAATGGGCTCTCTTCTGGTTTATCGGCAACACAAGTTTTCAGCCGCTCTCTACTACGTCCCTAGCTGACCCTCCACCTGCAGGCGCTTCATATGTGAAGCGCAGCATCAAGTCCAAGTCTGATTCCTGA